A stretch of Brachionichthys hirsutus isolate HB-005 unplaced genomic scaffold, CSIRO-AGI_Bhir_v1 contig_761, whole genome shotgun sequence DNA encodes these proteins:
- the LOC137914053 gene encoding protein eva-1 homolog B-like — MDVKKKEMDLLSNSIAAYAHIKANPESFGLYFVLGVCFGLVLTLCLLVIRISCKPRTNIPPSTPEKKHLKDISVEDEESEDEEDDDGEDVDATVPLPSTEIPVGNHTNQSDGTLSVNVFTSAEELQRAQRLEERERIIREIWRNGQPDILGTGTGTLGRVHYY, encoded by the exons ATGgatgtgaagaaaaaagaaatggaccTCCTGAGTAACAGTATAGCCGCATATGCACACATTAAAG CAAACCCAGAGAGCTTCGGCCTGTACTTTGTCCTTGGGGTGTGCTTCGGACTGGTGCTGACGCTCTGCCTCCTGGTCATCCGTATCTCCTGCAAGCCGCGGACAAACATCCCTCCTTCCACGCCTGAGAAAAAACACCTTAAGGACATCAGCGTGGAGGACGAGGAGAGcgaggacgaggaagatgaCGACGGAGAGGATGTAGATGCAACAGTTCCGTTGCCCAGCACTGAAATCCCTGTTGGTAATCATACCAACCAATCAGACGGGACGCTGAGTGTGAATGTATTTACTTCCGCTGAGGAACTGCAGAGAGCGCAGCGATTGGAGGAGAGAGAACGAATCATACGGGAGATCTGGAGAAATGGACAACCTGATATCCTTGGTACGGGAACGGGGACTCTAGGAAGAGTGCATTACTACTAA